A stretch of the Flavobacterium aquiphilum genome encodes the following:
- the rho gene encoding transcription termination factor Rho, with protein MFDISVLKEMKLAELQEIAKKAKTIKFTGVKKDNLINLILDHQATTAVVEPVIEKSAEEKKPKRARIVAEKKVVTPKKEAPNLFEAEEKKETPEVVIASEKKEDVVTEANLPKETEIQSVAEAQPKKEVKAVKFNKSAYEKKMALQREKEALKETVAVVEEIPTEIQSESNSEVVEEKGENPVPEKKINPLDRKRTDEVNQQNKKGQNPNNKLNPNQNGNSNQNGNNQNPNQNQNQNQNPNQNPNPNFKNKKSNFKDADFEFDGIIESEGVLEMMPDGYGFLRSSDYNYLASPDDIYLSTSQVRLFGLKTGDTVKGVVRPPKEGEKFFPLVRVLKINGHDPQVVRDRVSFEHLTPVFPSEKFRLAEKQSTISTRIIDLFSPIGKGQRGMIVAQPKTGKTMLLKEIANAIAANHPEIYLIVLLIDERPEEVTDMQRSVRGEVIASTFDREPQEHVKIANIVLEKSKRLVECGHDVVVLLDSITRLARAYNTVQPASGKVLSGGVDANALQKPKRFFGAARNVENGGSLSIIATALTETGSKMDEVIFEEFKGTGNMELQLDRKIANKRIFPAIDLTSSSTRRDDLLLDQNTLQRMWIMRKYLSDMNPVEAMDFINDRFKKTKNNDEFLISMND; from the coding sequence ATGTTTGATATTTCTGTATTAAAAGAAATGAAGCTTGCTGAGCTTCAAGAAATAGCTAAAAAGGCTAAAACCATAAAATTTACCGGTGTAAAAAAAGATAATTTAATTAATCTTATTTTAGATCATCAAGCTACAACTGCTGTTGTTGAACCTGTTATTGAAAAATCGGCAGAAGAAAAAAAGCCAAAAAGGGCAAGGATCGTAGCAGAAAAAAAGGTGGTTACTCCCAAAAAGGAAGCTCCAAATTTGTTTGAAGCTGAAGAGAAAAAGGAAACGCCAGAGGTAGTTATTGCTTCAGAGAAGAAAGAAGATGTTGTAACAGAAGCTAATTTGCCGAAAGAAACTGAAATTCAATCAGTGGCGGAAGCGCAGCCTAAAAAGGAGGTAAAAGCAGTTAAGTTCAATAAATCTGCTTACGAGAAAAAGATGGCTTTACAAAGAGAAAAAGAAGCTTTGAAGGAAACGGTTGCAGTTGTTGAAGAAATTCCGACTGAAATACAATCGGAATCTAATTCGGAAGTAGTAGAGGAAAAAGGTGAAAATCCTGTTCCTGAAAAGAAAATAAATCCACTTGATCGAAAGCGAACTGACGAAGTAAATCAACAAAATAAAAAAGGACAAAACCCGAATAATAAGCTTAATCCAAACCAGAACGGGAATTCTAACCAAAATGGGAACAATCAAAATCCCAACCAAAACCAGAATCAAAACCAAAACCCAAATCAGAATCCGAATCCGAATTTCAAAAACAAAAAAAGCAATTTCAAAGATGCCGATTTTGAATTTGACGGTATTATAGAAAGTGAAGGTGTTCTTGAAATGATGCCTGATGGTTATGGTTTTTTACGTTCTTCGGATTATAATTATTTGGCTTCTCCAGATGATATTTATTTATCGACTTCTCAAGTGCGTTTGTTTGGTTTAAAAACCGGAGACACCGTAAAAGGGGTAGTTCGTCCGCCAAAAGAGGGAGAGAAGTTTTTTCCGTTAGTACGTGTTTTAAAAATCAATGGTCATGACCCTCAAGTAGTTCGTGATAGGGTTTCTTTCGAACATTTGACGCCTGTTTTTCCTTCTGAAAAGTTTAGATTAGCCGAAAAGCAAAGTACGATTTCGACACGAATTATCGATTTGTTTTCTCCAATAGGTAAAGGGCAACGTGGTATGATTGTAGCGCAGCCTAAAACCGGTAAGACAATGCTTTTGAAAGAAATTGCAAATGCTATTGCTGCCAATCACCCTGAAATATATTTAATAGTATTACTTATTGATGAGCGTCCTGAAGAGGTTACAGATATGCAGCGAAGTGTGCGTGGAGAAGTAATTGCTTCAACGTTTGATAGAGAACCACAAGAGCATGTTAAGATTGCCAACATCGTTTTGGAAAAATCAAAAAGATTGGTCGAATGTGGTCATGATGTAGTTGTTTTATTGGATTCGATTACTCGTTTGGCACGTGCATATAATACAGTGCAACCAGCTTCCGGAAAGGTTTTAAGTGGAGGTGTTGATGCCAATGCTTTGCAAAAGCCAAAACGTTTCTTTGGTGCCGCCCGTAATGTTGAAAATGGAGGATCTTTAAGTATCATTGCAACTGCTTTGACTGAAACAGGATCTAAAATGGATGAGGTTATCTTTGAGGAATTCAAAGGAACTGGTAATATGGAGTTGCAGTTGGATAGAAAAATTGCAAACAAACGTATCTTCCCTGCTATCGATTTAACGTCATCCAGCACAAGACGTGATGATTTATTGTTGGATCAAAATACATTACAGAGAATGTGGATTATGCGTAAATATCTATCGGATATGAATCCGGTTGAAGCAATGGATTTTATCAATGATCGTTTTAAGAAAACTAAAAACAACGACGAATTTTTGATTTCAATGAATGATTAA
- a CDS encoding DUF4293 domain-containing protein → MIQRIQTIYLFLAFLMVGILPFVFPLWTLSDGKDYYFMQNQFYVILFGLSAAVTIYSIISYKKRQTQFVANRLNIVLNLILLGLFVYHSLNLSGEAPVVSEKGIGMFLPILTIVLLVLANKGIKKDEDLVKSVDRLR, encoded by the coding sequence ATGATACAACGTATTCAAACTATATATTTATTTCTTGCCTTTTTGATGGTAGGTATTTTACCATTTGTTTTCCCACTTTGGACTTTGAGTGATGGCAAAGATTATTATTTCATGCAAAATCAATTTTATGTAATATTGTTTGGACTTAGTGCAGCCGTAACCATTTACAGTATAATTTCATATAAAAAAAGACAAACTCAATTTGTTGCCAACAGATTGAATATCGTATTAAATTTGATTTTATTAGGATTGTTTGTTTATCATTCACTAAATTTATCTGGAGAAGCACCTGTTGTTTCTGAGAAAGGTATTGGGATGTTCCTACCTATCTTGACAATCGTTTTATTAGTTTTAGCTAATAAAGGGATCAAGAAGGATGAAGATCTTGTAAAATCTGTGGATCGATTGAGATAG
- a CDS encoding response regulator transcription factor, giving the protein MTQNIRIHLADDHQLIIHGIQTLLNTISNFEVVGFSLNGKTIFEDVKKNNADILVLDISMPEKDGIEVVKEFAEKGFPCKVIILSSYDDLKLIKEIMDLGVSGYLTKQSAGNNIIEAVYAVANGEEYFCESIREKIFSNATKNNPKLNTYKPNINPLLTEREIEIIILIALEYSGKEISEQLFISTNTVETHRKNIMKKLKAKNTIGIVKYAMNNHLIIS; this is encoded by the coding sequence ATGACACAGAATATAAGAATCCATCTTGCAGATGATCATCAGTTAATTATCCACGGAATCCAAACTCTGCTTAATACAATATCCAATTTTGAAGTTGTTGGTTTTTCACTCAACGGGAAAACTATTTTTGAGGATGTTAAAAAAAACAATGCCGATATTCTCGTATTAGACATCAGTATGCCTGAGAAAGACGGAATTGAAGTTGTTAAAGAATTTGCCGAAAAAGGCTTTCCCTGCAAAGTAATCATACTTTCCAGTTATGATGATTTAAAACTAATTAAAGAAATAATGGATCTGGGCGTTAGCGGATATCTGACCAAACAATCCGCTGGCAACAATATCATTGAAGCAGTATATGCTGTTGCTAATGGTGAGGAATATTTTTGCGAATCGATTAGAGAGAAAATCTTCAGTAATGCAACCAAAAACAATCCAAAACTAAACACTTATAAACCTAATATAAATCCCTTATTGACTGAACGCGAAATAGAAATCATCATATTGATTGCTTTGGAATACAGCGGTAAAGAAATAAGTGAGCAGCTTTTTATTAGCACCAATACTGTTGAAACTCACAGAAAAAACATTATGAAAAAATTAAAAGCTAAAAACACTATTGGTATTGTTAAATATGCCATGAATAATCATTTGATCATATCATAA